A region of Coccinella septempunctata chromosome 5, icCocSept1.1, whole genome shotgun sequence DNA encodes the following proteins:
- the LOC123313468 gene encoding guanine nucleotide-binding protein subunit alpha homolog yields the protein MSESVNQSLFSSENPKYVVTSDVDHQPLVPFSTMSTSMCSCCLRFKFSPEEIEQRHKSQEIDKMLEKDKQTLKRQVKLLLLGAGESGKSTFLKQMRIIHGVKFDSDYLKEYQQVIYQNVVRGMQVLVDARAKLDIPWGDPANASAGKELLLFNNVMHLDSKLFLNYTPLLSKLWTDSGIRRAFDRRREFQMSDSVEYFLNHLERLAKPDYIPTHSDILFSRKATKGITEFVIPINNIPFLFVDVGGQRSQRRKWFPCFDSVTSILFLVSSSEFDQVLLEDRKTNRLEESRDIFDTIINNRIFASVSIILFLNKYDLLAKKVSNPETDIRWYFPQFKGNSHSLQDVQSFILTMFTGVKRDPKKALYHHFTTAVDTENIKVVFNSVKDTILHRNLNILMLE from the exons ATGTCGGAATCGGTCAATCAGAGCTTATTTTCCTCTGAAAATCCGAAGTATGTAGTGACTAGTGATGTTGATCATCAGCCCTTAGTGCCTTTTTCGACGATGTCCACTTCAATGTGTTCGTGCTGTTTACGCTTCAAATTCAGCCCAGAGGAAATTGAGCAGCGGCATAAAAGTCAAGAAATCGACAAAATGCTTGAAAAAGATAAACAAACACTAAAGAGACAGGTGAAGCTCCTTTTGCTGGGTGCTGGTGAGAGTGGAAAATCCACATTTTTGAAACAAATGAGGATAATTCATGGTGTGAAATTCGACAGTGATTATCTCaaagaatatcaacaagtgaTATACCAAAATGTCGTAAGGGGGATGCAAGTTTTAGTAGACGCCAGGGCCAAATTGGATATTCCTTGGGGTGATCCTGCGAACGCAAGTGCTGGGAAGGAATTACTCCTTTTCAACAATGTGATGCATTTAGATTCTAAATTATTCCTAAATTACACACCtcttctttcaaaattgtgGACTGACAGTGGTATTCGAAGAGCATTTGATAGAAGAAGAGAGTTTCAAATG agcgATTCAGTGGAATATTTTCTGAACCACCTAGAACGTCTGGCGAAACCAGACTACATTCCAACTCATTCCGACATTCTATTCAGCAGGAAGGCAACGAAAGGGATCACAGAATTCGTGATTCCAATCAATAACATCCCCTTTCTTTTCGTCGACGTCGGTGGTCAGAGAAGCCAGCGGAGGAAATGGTTTCCCTGCTTTGATTCCGTAACTTCGATATTGTTCCTGGTGTCCTCTTCCGAATTCGACCAGGTCCTGTTGGAGGACCGCAAGACGAACAGACTCGAGGAATCCAGAGATATCTTCGACACCATCATCAACAACAGGATATTCGCCAGTGTGTCCATCATTTTGTTCTTGAACAAGTACGACCTGTTAGCGAAGAAGGTCTCTAACCCTGAAACAGATATTCGCTGGTATTTTCCCCAATTTAAAGGAAACTCCCATTCCTTACAAGACGTGCAGAGTTTCATCCTGACGATGTTCACAGGAGTGAAGAGAGATCCTAAGAAGGCGCTCTATCACCACTTCACAACGGCTGTAGATACTGAAAATATTAAAGTTGTATTCAACTCTGTTAAGGATACGATACTTCATCGAAACCTCAACATATTGATGTTGGAGTGA
- the LOC123313711 gene encoding lethal(3)malignant brain tumor-like protein 4 gives MISSPTASSSSDRNSDLESSNNVPSNFRIQNKVSRIDSTLDMSTSRFQTQIPTATPFVYVHHPTSSLYVTPNSPNAFVKTSPSVPIAKPSPSSHKPISGLPVPSNQSVLLPNKNNTIKPQILIQKGGTFVIKPVVNLGSYSENVHHGNKIHITATTTSYLQKPVAPKFVLASLPKATSLTVANPVQSNLTILPLTVPSNTTENSTNTFKIMNPSMLSFQIADRKLRPSSSPINVLCDSNSSSSENNENKLICSEIIDLDSPVKEEQSPSSDIMINSLPDVLEKPVKKPKELKFSQHGVSILKKSIAFTRDNFNYAPKQLMISDSVSALPISKDVDVSTSNSEVEERVSVSSEPKVTPVVTQKSGRRKSSFCFRKDFDDSIQFLDDAVDLQKSLQDNGISLTRAETNEVVSYERNEEDDVEINLIESVKRESSPKISTDFDKMIIWENGVGKLPGTDLKFILNEFEMVEFITNSDYEEMVVSKTAKPKDKIKEEDIRCIQCGCYGLLSDFISPKYCSFSCKEKRKEIIKEKEMKHKKKKKIKKREIEENKNDEESESSVENSYNSRIPYFWKCKNKEFSWAKYLEFTKSQSAPVKLFADPFPYSRNKFKPGMKLEGIDPHHPSHFCILTVVEVQGYRMRLHFDGYSKDYDFWVNADSNDIFPLGWCEKNGRYLNPPPEYADKDFNWVQYVKETRSLAAPKSAFPDRSRNGICPIGFRIGMKLEAVDMKNNTSMVCVATVRDILENRILVHFDSWDDIYDYWADPSSPYIHPIGWCDKFGHSLTPPNDYPNPEDFSWDVYLKETNSLPAPVRAFKQKAASGFKKGMKLECVDRRIPQLIRVATVVDVKGHQIRIQFDGWQDKYSYWIEDDSPDIHPASWCQKTNHPLEPPLTPDDFYEFLDCPTIGCKGIGNALGPKYSTHSSVEHCPLSDQNLLSEKKLPDRLLSPGRSVESVVPVSREPKEKAKARLGRPRKRSYTEMKQEQKDDYEEMDHKKIRRLNDVDQSMEDRIMNYIQDTAVIKAEKDSLALHSKFLLSYTNIETDPNSWTITEVANFIQSLPTGSDYSEVFRKHMIDGEALLLITQNDIVDVLKIKLGPAIKLYNSIVLLRKKTYDVFKEE, from the exons ATGATTTCGTCTCCAACCGCATCAAGTTCAAGTGACAGAAATAGCGATTTGGAATCATCAAACAATGTTCCATCCAATTTTAGAATCCAGAATAAAGTTTCCAGAATAGATTCAACTTTGGATATGAGTACTTCAAGGTTTCAAACTCAAATACCCACGGCGACCCCTTTTGTTTATGTCCATCATCCTACAAGTTCCCTCTATGTTACCCCCAATTCTCCAAATGCATTTGTCAAAACATCTCCATCTGTTCCTATTGCAAAACCTAGCCCTTCATCTCATAAACCCATTTCGGGTCTGCCTGTTCCTTCTAATCAAAGTGTATTGTTACCCAATAAAAACAATACAATAAAACCCCAAATTCTAATACAGAAAGGAGGAACCTTTGTTATCAAACCAGTTGTCAACCTTGGAAGTTACAGTGAAAATGTACATCATGGAAACAAGATACACATAACGGCAACAACTACTTCATATCTTCAAAAACCTGTTGCCCCTAAGTTTGTTTTAGCGTCTCTTCCTAAAGCTACCAGTTTGACCGTTGCCAATCCAGTTCAGTCGAATTTGACAATATTGCCATTGACTGTACCATCTAATACTACTGAAAACTCAACAAATACTTTCAAAATCATGAACCCTTCAATGTTGAGTTTCCAAATAGCGGACAGAAAATTAAGGCCTTCCAGTTCTCCAATAAATGTGTTGTGCGATTCCAACAGTAGCAGCTCtgagaataatgaaaataaattgatttgctcagaaattattgatttaGATAGTCCAGTTAAGGAAGAGCAATCTCCGAGTAGTGATATCATGATCAACAGTTTGCCAGATGTGTTGGAGAAACCTGTTAAGAAAccgaaagaattgaaattttctcaaCATGGTGTTTCTATTTTGAAGAAAAGTATAGCATTCACCAGGGATAATTTCAACTATGCTCCCAAGCAATTGATGATTTCTGATTCAGTTTCAGCTTTGCCAATTAGTAAAGATGTAGATGTATCTACATCGAATTCAGAAGTAGAAGAAAGGGTCTCTGTTTCATCAGAGCCTAAAGTGACGCCTGTAGTTACCCAAAAATCAGGAAGGAGGAAATCGAGCTTCTGTTTCCGTAAGGATTTCGATGATTCCATTCAGTTCTTAGATGACGCGGTGGACTTGCAGAAATCTCTACAGGATAATGGCATATCTTTGACTAGAGCTGAAACTAATGAAGTAGTTTCTTATGAAAGGAATGAGGAAGATGATGTGGAAATAAATTTAATCGAATCTGTAAAGAGAGAATCAAGTCCAAAAATCAGTACAGATTTCGACAAAATGATCATATGGGAAAATGGAGTAGGAAAACTTCCTGGTActgatttgaaattcattttgaatgaatttgagATGGTGGAGTTTATCACCAACTCTGATTATGAAGAAATGGTGGTATCCAAAACTGCCAAACCAAAGGACAAAATAAAGGAAGAAGATATAAGATGCATTCAGTGTGGGTGTTATGGTTTGCTGTCCGATTTTATCAGTCCAAAGTATTGCAGTTTTTCTTGCAAGGAAAAGCGGAAAGAGATAATCAAAGAGAAAGAAATGAAgcataaaaagaaaaagaagataaAGAAGCGTGAAATAGAAGAGAATAAAAATGATGAAGAGTCAGAATCTTCTGTAGAGAATTCGTACAATTCTAGAATTCCATACTTCTGGAAATGTAAAAATAAGGAATTTTCATGGGCAAAATACTTGGAATTCACCAAGTCCCAATCTGCTCCTGTCAAACTTTTTGCTGATCCCTTTCCCTATTCTCGAAATAAATTCAAACCCGGGATGAAATTAGAAGGAATTGACCCTCACCATCCTTCCCATTTCTGTATCCTAACAGTAGTAGAGGTCCAAGGATATAGGATGCGGCTTCACTTTGACGGATATTCTAAGGATTACGATTTCTGGGTGAATGCCGACAGCAACGATATTTTCCCTTTGGGTTGGTGTGAGAAAAACGGAAGGTATCTCAATCCACCACCCGAATATGCCGACAAGGATTTCAACTGGGTACAGTATGTGAAAGAAACCAGATCACTGGCAGCCCCAAAAAGTGCTTTTCCAGACCGAAGCCGTAAT GGCATCTGTCCAATAGGATTCAGAATAGGCATGAAGTTAGAAGCTGTGGACATGAAGAACAATACTTCGATGGTTTGCGTTGCCACAGTAAGAGATATTCTGGAAAATAGGATTTTGGTTCATTTTGACAGTTGGGATGACATATATGACTATTGGGCAGATCCTTCATCTCCATACATTCATCCCATTGGTTGGTGTGATAAATTTGGCCACTCCTTAACGCCGCCTAATG ATTATCCAAACCCAGAGGACTTCAGTTGGGATGTGTATCTTAAGGAAACCAACTCTTTGCCAGCTCCGGTGAGAGCGTTCAAACAGAAAGCCGCTTCCGGCTTCAAGAAAGGGATGAAGCTAGAATGTGTGGATAGAAGGATACCTCAACTGATCAGAGTTGCCACCGTTGTAGATGTCAAGGGTCATCAGATCCGAATACAGTTTGATGGTTGGCAAGACAAGTACAGTTACTGGATCGAAGATGACTCTCCAGATATTCACCCAGCTTCTTGGTGTCAAAAAACCAACCATCCCTTAGAACCGCCCCTGA CTCCTGACGATTTTTACGAATTTCTTGATTGTCCGACGATTGGCTGCAAAGGGATTGGAAACGCTTTAGGACCGAAATACTCCACCCATTCGTCGGTGGAACATTGCCCACTGTCTGATCAAAATTTGttgtctgaaaaaaaattaccagatAGATTGTTGAGTCCAGGAAGGTCTGTTGAGTCTGTCGTACCAGTTTCGAGGGAGCCTAAGGAGAAAGC GAAAGCCAGGCTTGGAAGACCTAGAAAACGGTCATATACAGAAATGAAACAGGAACAAAAAGATGATTATGAAGAAATGGATCATAAAAAGATTCGTAGATTGAATGATGTAGATCAATCCATGGAGGATAGAATAATGAACTACATTCAGGATACAGCCGTTATCAAAGCAGAAAAAGATTCGCTGGCTTTACATTCCAAGTTTCTTTTGTCGTATACAAACATAGAAACTGATCCAAACTCTTGGACGATAACAGAG gtGGCAAATTTTATACAGTCCTTACCTACAGGAAGTGATTATTCTGAAGTATTCAGGAAGCACATGATTGATGGAGAAGCTCTGTTATTGATTACCCAAAATGATATTGTCGATGTTCTGAAGATTAAACTTGGGCCTGCTATTAAACTATATAATAGTATAGTGTTGTTGAGGAAAAAAACCTACGATGTTTTTAAGGAAGAATAA